GCCAGCCCTTGTCCCGCAGCGTCACCAGCTGCTCGCCGGTCAGCTTCGCCAAGCGCTCCCGGTCCACGGCGTGGAAGCCGTCCACGCGGAAGGGCTTGCCTTCCCATTCGAACTGCGTGGCCGCCGGCTGCAGCAGGCCCATCAGCGAGAGGCCCTCCGCGAATTCCTGCGTCTTGCGGAAGGCGGCCTCGACCGAGCGGGTGAAGTCCAACGCCTTGGTGGCGAGCGGCGCGGGCTTGCGGTCGGCGTCGAAGATGGGCTCCCCGGCCGAGGCGGCGAATTGCGGCGCCTGGGGGTCGATGCAGAGCACGAGCTGGTCGGAATCCGCCGCCGCGCGCACCAGCAGGAAGGGATAGCGGCGCAGATAGGCCGGCACGTAGGTCCCGCGGCGCCAGGCGCCCTTCTCATCCACGAAGAGGTTGCGGTCAGGGGCGAGGCCGGTCAGCGCCACGGGCATGTGCGGCGCCTGCGCGGCGAAGACCACCGGCATGTGGCGCCCGGCCAGCGCGAATTCCTCGACGGCGAGCGGGATGGAGGAGAGATGCGCGGCGAAGCCGTGCCCCACGTCGCGCAGGTGCAGCCCCGCATGGCGATCGCTGTCGAGCGGCTCCAGCGCCGAATACAGGACGGGCAAGGTCGGGGCGTTCATGACATGTCTCCGGCAGGCGGTGGCCCGAAGGGTGAGACGTTGCATTAATTGTTGGACAGCAACGACATTTTGGCCTTTCGGGCCTTGTTCTTCGAAAACAGCATAGACCAACATCCCATGCCCGAGGAAGGTCCGGGCCAAAAGCCAAACCGACCACGTCCCGAGGAAGCCCATGTCCCATCCCGATCCACGGCTGAGCCGCCGCCTCATCGTCGCGCGTGCCGCCACCGGCGCCGGGCTGGTGGCCGCCGCCACGATCCCGGGCGAGGCCGCCGCCCAGCGCAGCGTGACCGATGCCGACCCGCGCGATGCGGCGGGGCGCGGCCGGGGCTCGGGCGGGGGCCAATACCGCACCAACGCCACCGATTCCGACCCGCGTGACGCGGCCGGCCGGGGCCGTGGCACCGGGTCCTCCACCGGCTACACCGACCGTGACCCGACCGATGGCCCAGGCCGTGGCCGCTCCGGCCGCACCGACAGCGACCCCTCCGACGGGGCCGGGCGCGGCCGGCGCTGACGCACCCGCCCGGGCGGCGCGCCACATCTCCGCGATTGTGTTGAGCGCCCCGGCTGTGCACTCTTCCGCTTGCGGATCATCCGCCAACGAGACAGGACAAGAGGAAACCTGATGGAAAGCCGTCTCTCCCGCCGCCTCCTGGTCCTGCGGGTCGCCGCCTTGGGCGGCACAGGCACCGCGCTGGCCGCTTGCGTGCCGACCGGCCCAACCCCGGTGGTGTCGCGCGGCACCGGCATCACCGACCGCGATCCGAGCGATGGCCCGGGCCAGGGACGCGGCGGCTATCGCACCACCGGCATCACCGATCGTGACCCGAGCGATGGGCCGGGCAATGGCCGTGGCGGCGCGCGCGGCACCGGCGTCACCGACCGCGACCCGAGCGACGGCGCGGGCCGCGGGCGCGGCGGCTACCGCACCACCGGCATCACCGACCGTGACCCGAGCGACGGCCCCGGCAATGGCCGCGGCGGCTCACGCGGCACCGGCATCACCGATCGCGACCCGAGCGACGGCGCGGGCCGCGGGCGGGGCGGGTATCGCGGCACCGGCCGCACCGATTCCGACCCGCGCGACGCGCCCGGCCAGGGCCGCTGGTAGCCGGCGACACACCACCAGGGCCGACAGGAACGATGCAGCAAGGATTGACCGAGGCGGCCTTCGCCCTCGCCTTCGAGGGCATGAGCGTGGACGAGGCGCTGGCCCTGCGCGAGGGGCTGGCCTGGAAGCATTTCAGGGGCGCGCGCCCGGACCGCTTCGCGCCCCTGCTCAGCGTGGCCGATCTCGACGCGCATCTGCGGACCGATGGCGCGCGCACGCCGCGCATCGCCATGGCGGACGAGGCGCGCAACGGCAGCGCCGGCGTGCCGGAGGAGGAATTCGCGCTGCCCGATGGACGGGTGGACCTGCCCCGGCTGCTGGCGCGCTTCGATGCCGGCGCCTCGCTCGTCGTCTCGCAATTCCATGAGACGCATCCACCGCTCGCGAATTTCTGCCGGGGGCTGGAGCGGCTCTTCCTGCACCCGGTGCAGTCCAACATCTACCTGACGCCGCCTGCGGCGCAGGGCTTCCGCACGCATTTCGACACGCATGACGTGCTGGTGCTGCAGGTGGAGGGCCGCAAGCGCTGGCGCATCTGGGATGGCGAGCGTGTGGAGCGGCCGACGCGCCGCACCCCCTGGCCCGGCAACATGGCCCCGCTGGGCGAGCCGCATGTGCTCGTCCTGGAACCGGGCGACGCGCTCTATATCCCGCGCGGCATCATGCATGACGCGGCGACCGAGGCGGGCGAACGCTCGCTCCACGCCACGATCGGCTTCATGGAGTCGTCCTGGGCGCAGGCGATGCGCGCCCTGCTGGACGAGGCGGAACTGGCCGACCCCAAGCTGCGCGAAAGCGTGCCAAGCTGGCGCATCGGCGAGGCCGACCTGCTGCCTGGCCTGGCCGAGCGCCTCGCCCGGCTCGCCACCCCCGCCCATGCCGAGCGGCTCGCCAACCTGCTGCTGGAGCAGCTGGCGCGGGACCGCCAGCCCCTGCCCGCCCGCGGCCTCTTCGCGCCCATGCCCGAGGGCGCGCTGCGGCTGAGCGAGGGCATGCATTCCCACCTGGTGCAGGCGCAGGACGGCTCGGCGACGCTGTTCTGGACCGGCGGCGCCCTGCCGCTCACGCCGCATGAGGTGAATGAGCTGGCCGCGCTGGCGGAGGGCACCGTGCCGGGCGATGCCGATTTCGCCCGCAGGCTCTGGGGCATGGGGCTGCTGGAACCGGCCTGACGCCGGGTCTCCTATCGCTGAAGCGCCAGCCTGAGGTGCCCCTCGATGGCGGTGGAGAGGATGGCGTAGCCCGTCAGGGTGAGGTGCAGCCAGTCGAAGGCCACCCAGTCATGCAGCACGCCCTGCCCGTCCACCATGAGCTGCCCGGGCTCGCTGTAGATGATCCGCTGGTTGTCGCCGCAGGCGGCGATCAGCTGGTTCAGCCGGGCGATGGGCGCGCGCATCGGGTCATTCGCGTAGATGCCGCGCGGCAGCACCCCGAGCAGCAGGATCCGCGCCTGGGGCGCCAGCCGCTGCAGCTTCTCGATCACCGCCGCCACGCCCTGCGCCACATCCTCCGGCCGGTTGCCGTGGCCGATATTGTTGGTGCCGATCAGCAGGACGATCGCCTGGGGCTGCAGGGCG
This region of Sediminicoccus rosea genomic DNA includes:
- a CDS encoding SapC family protein, encoding MNAPTLPVLYSALEPLDSDRHAGLHLRDVGHGFAAHLSSIPLAVEEFALAGRHMPVVFAAQAPHMPVALTGLAPDRNLFVDEKGAWRRGTYVPAYLRRYPFLLVRAAADSDQLVLCIDPQAPQFAASAGEPIFDADRKPAPLATKALDFTRSVEAAFRKTQEFAEGLSLMGLLQPAATQFEWEGKPFRVDGFHAVDRERLAKLTGEQLVTLRDKGWLDAIYAHMLSLGGIPELKQMQG
- a CDS encoding cupin domain-containing protein, which gives rise to MQQGLTEAAFALAFEGMSVDEALALREGLAWKHFRGARPDRFAPLLSVADLDAHLRTDGARTPRIAMADEARNGSAGVPEEEFALPDGRVDLPRLLARFDAGASLVVSQFHETHPPLANFCRGLERLFLHPVQSNIYLTPPAAQGFRTHFDTHDVLVLQVEGRKRWRIWDGERVERPTRRTPWPGNMAPLGEPHVLVLEPGDALYIPRGIMHDAATEAGERSLHATIGFMESSWAQAMRALLDEAELADPKLRESVPSWRIGEADLLPGLAERLARLATPAHAERLANLLLEQLARDRQPLPARGLFAPMPEGALRLSEGMHSHLVQAQDGSATLFWTGGALPLTPHEVNELAALAEGTVPGDADFARRLWGMGLLEPA
- a CDS encoding GDSL-type esterase/lipase family protein, which encodes MRVAASLRRIALAVGLLLPASLPALAACPAPPAGPRPTTVVPAAGPWAEWRTAVNALTARLRGTDLAQARIVFVGDSITEGWQPNLFRMFYGHRGGLNLGIGGDTTQSLLWRLDNGHWPAALQPQAIVLLIGTNNIGHGNRPEDVAQGVAAVIEKLQRLAPQARILLLGVLPRGIYANDPMRAPIARLNQLIAACGDNQRIIYSEPGQLMVDGQGVLHDWVAFDWLHLTLTGYAILSTAIEGHLRLALQR